One stretch of Pomacea canaliculata isolate SZHN2017 linkage group LG1, ASM307304v1, whole genome shotgun sequence DNA includes these proteins:
- the LOC112560651 gene encoding uncharacterized protein LOC112560651: protein MSTIGSVSLSYNMKGNTTISFSIRLGAFQLFSEPLGGLVQMRQFRFFVSLPNNISVENVTVYFGDGINETRTVPQDPYPDRLEFTHIYQTVGKFVARMTGVGSTFSESASFPEPLEVEGSVDDLKLQIPPTVHHPPGVVTANVYLARSQHQIMNMTCKMNWDEILDSTLGTWSGSLQPTASFPMSFTYLTLGVKELVLNCSNPYSNISLSAYVFVNNECFSPDPIFDRQFAKYHKPMVVLQSVKVKLVTRTVILCTTHKPRFVWSISVYSPNGARLSSYTNFQQPKVDYLIIEPGELEPGLYRMALNISFGAEYKYCWLWESIFVKMERPPLVAEIQGGRIRKTGDPEAIIDARTGSYDPIRGYGISDGLVFSWNCSVYHTATVEDLMNLAKQSSPGDPQPCDDISKEIVEGKRQLVIEQNVKAIGFMFEVCR from the exons ATGTCTACAATCGGCAGTGTCTCGCTGTCATATAACATGAAGGGTAACACGACTATTAGTTTCTCCATACGTTTGGGTGCTTTTCAGCTGTTCTCGGAGCCTCTCGGCGGTCTGGTACAGATGCGCCAGTTTcgtttctttgtctctcttccAAACAACATTTCTGTGGAAAACGTGACCGTGTACTTTGGTGATGGAATCAACGAAACTAGGACTGTGCCACAGGATCCGTACCCAGACCGGCTAGAATTCACCCACATCTACCAAACTGTTGGAAAATTCGTCGCAAGAATGACTGGCGTAGGTTCGACATTCTCAGAGTCAGCATCGTTTCCCGAACCACTGGAAGTCGAGGGTTCGGTTGATGACCTGAAGCTGCAGATCCCACCAACAGTGCATCACCCTCCTGGTGTCGTCACGGCAAACGTGTATCTCGCTCGCTCGCAGCACCAGATCATGAACATGACCTGCAAGATGAACTGGGACGAAATACTCGATAGTACGCTCGGCACGTGGAGCGGCTCTTTGCAGCCGACTGCTAGCTTCCCGATGTCCTTCACCTACCTCACGTTGGGCGTCAAGGAGCTGGTGCTGAACTGTTCCAATCCCTACTCAAACATTTCCTTATCGGCCTATGTTTTCGTAAACAATGAGTGTTTCTCCCCCGACCCCATCTTTGACCGGCAGTTTGCTAAGTACCACAAGCCCATGGTGGTGCTACAGTCCGTGAAGGTGAAGCTAGTCACACGCACGGTTATCCTGTGCACGACCCACAAGCCCAGATTTGTGTGGAGCATTTCTGTGTACAGTCCAAACGGAGCTAGACTCTCCAGTTACACAAACTTCCAGCAGCCCAAGGTGGATTACCTGATCATAGAGCCGGGCGAGCTGGAGCCAGGTCTGTACAGGATGGCGTTGAACATCAGCTTTGGTGCAGAATACAAGTACTGCTGGCTTTGGGAGTCGATATTCGTCAAGATGGAGCGACCTCCATTAGTTGCAGAGATCCAGGGCGGAAGGATTAGAAAAACTG GTGACCCTGAGGCTATCATCGATGCCAGGACTGGTTCCTACGATCCCATCAGAGGGTACGGCATCAGCGACGGCCTGGTGTTCAGCTGGAACTGCAGCGTCTACCACACGGCAACCGTCGAGGACCTGATGAACTTGGCCAAGCAGTCTAGCCCAGGTGACCCCCAACCCTGTGATGACATCTCCAAGGAAATAGTCGAGGGGAAAAGACAACTCGTCATTGAGCAAAACGTGAAGGCCATAGGATTTATGTTTGAGGTTTGCAGATAA